The following proteins are encoded in a genomic region of Dyadobacter sp. UC 10:
- a CDS encoding bifunctional folylpolyglutamate synthase/dihydrofolate synthase, with amino-acid sequence MNYQETLDYLYSRLPVFQNVGARAFKPGLHTTRALCESLGDPQNTYPTIHVGGTNGKGSTSHMLAAILQNSGYKVGLYTSPHLKDFRERIRINGKCVGEDFVISFTDEIKSNIERFNPSFFEVTVAMAFKYFADHKVDIAVIEVGMGGRLDSTNIVEPIVSVITNVSLDHTQFLGETLSEIASEKAGIIKQNVPVIVSEYQSQEVAGVFINKAQDLDAPLAFGSQVYQVKNQGISHGLAQIYARRDNSDEPGQQLRLDLTGSYQTKNLAGVLTVRDMLVSLGWKIESEDVSQALKDVVSLTGLKGRWQQLGHRPDVYCDTAHNIGGLTDTIAQFTSLPHERLRFVMGFVKDKDISSILGLLPVNAVYYFCEPSNLRALNATDLATMAARYGLVGKTFQNVNEALKQAIAEADDADIIYVGGSTFVVADLDQL; translated from the coding sequence ATGAATTATCAGGAAACGCTGGATTACCTATACAGCAGATTACCCGTATTTCAGAATGTTGGGGCCCGTGCTTTTAAGCCGGGCCTTCATACTACCAGAGCGCTTTGCGAGTCTCTCGGAGATCCCCAAAATACTTATCCTACTATCCATGTAGGCGGTACGAATGGGAAAGGCAGCACTTCGCACATGCTGGCGGCTATCCTTCAAAACTCGGGCTATAAGGTTGGTTTGTACACCTCTCCACATTTAAAAGACTTTCGTGAAAGAATCCGTATCAACGGAAAATGCGTAGGCGAAGACTTTGTGATTTCATTTACCGATGAAATAAAATCTAACATCGAAAGATTTAATCCATCATTTTTCGAAGTGACTGTGGCTATGGCATTTAAGTATTTTGCAGACCACAAGGTTGATATTGCAGTAATAGAAGTGGGAATGGGAGGAAGGCTTGATTCAACCAATATTGTTGAGCCAATTGTATCAGTTATAACCAATGTGAGCCTTGATCATACTCAGTTTTTAGGCGAAACGCTGTCGGAAATTGCGTCAGAAAAAGCCGGCATTATTAAACAGAATGTCCCGGTTATAGTAAGTGAGTACCAAAGCCAGGAGGTTGCAGGTGTTTTCATAAATAAAGCACAGGACCTCGACGCGCCGCTCGCCTTCGGCTCGCAGGTGTATCAGGTTAAAAATCAGGGTATAAGTCACGGGCTGGCTCAAATTTACGCTCGCCGTGACAATTCAGATGAACCTGGTCAACAGTTACGTTTAGACCTTACCGGTTCGTATCAGACCAAGAACTTGGCCGGCGTTCTGACTGTACGCGATATGCTTGTATCTCTTGGTTGGAAGATTGAGAGTGAGGATGTTTCACAGGCGCTCAAAGATGTGGTCTCGTTAACCGGACTAAAAGGTCGCTGGCAGCAGTTAGGCCACCGACCTGACGTTTATTGCGATACCGCTCATAATATAGGTGGATTGACAGATACCATCGCGCAGTTTACAAGTCTTCCACATGAACGTTTGCGTTTTGTGATGGGGTTCGTGAAGGACAAGGATATCTCCTCAATTCTTGGCCTTTTACCGGTGAATGCGGTATATTATTTTTGTGAACCCTCGAATTTGCGGGCTTTGAATGCGACTGATTTGGCGACGATGGCGGCCAGGTATGGATTAGTTGGGAAAACCTTCCAAAACGTAAATGAGGCACTCAAACAGGCGATTGCAGAAGCAGATGACGCCGATATTATTTATGTGGGCGGCAGTACTTTTGTAGTTGCCGACCTTGACCAATTATAG
- the trmB gene encoding tRNA (guanosine(46)-N7)-methyltransferase TrmB, translating into MTRRKLHHYNFSAEAENVIQAGKPLYGEIKGKWNQLYFKNDNPIVAELACGKGEYTVGLGRKFPEKNFIGMDIKGDRIARGSALATEYQLQNVAFLRGGIQYSHEFFEENELSEIWLIHPDPQVRDKDENKRLTNPHFLDKYAGFLRQGGLFCLKTDSSFLYEYTLETIQNASRYKLLEHTDNLYESPLLDDHYGVKTHYETIFTGKGYTIKYIKAALI; encoded by the coding sequence ATGACAAGAAGAAAGTTACATCACTACAATTTTAGTGCGGAGGCAGAAAATGTGATTCAGGCAGGAAAGCCGCTTTATGGTGAGATCAAAGGAAAATGGAACCAGCTTTACTTTAAAAATGACAACCCTATTGTAGCGGAACTGGCCTGCGGGAAGGGAGAATATACTGTGGGTTTGGGCAGGAAATTTCCAGAAAAGAACTTTATCGGTATGGACATTAAGGGCGACAGAATAGCAAGAGGAAGTGCGCTGGCCACGGAATATCAGCTGCAAAATGTTGCTTTTCTCCGCGGTGGTATTCAATATTCGCACGAGTTCTTCGAAGAGAATGAGCTAAGTGAGATTTGGTTGATCCATCCCGATCCCCAGGTGCGGGACAAGGATGAAAACAAACGGCTTACAAATCCTCATTTCCTGGATAAATATGCCGGTTTCCTAAGGCAGGGCGGCTTATTTTGTTTAAAGACGGACAGCAGTTTCTTGTACGAATACACACTCGAAACGATACAAAATGCCAGTCGATATAAGCTCCTGGAGCATACTGATAATCTATATGAATCACCTTTGCTGGATGATCATTATGGTGTCAAAACACACTATGAGACTATCTTTACGGGAAAAGGCTACACCATTAAATATATCAAGGCTGCATTAATATAA
- the gap gene encoding type I glyceraldehyde-3-phosphate dehydrogenase, with product MSTVKVAINGFGRIGRLVYRQIYNMEGIEIVAINDLTSPKVLAHLLKYDTAQGRFDADVKSTDNSVTVNGENIVIYAQRDPAQIPWGQHDVDVVLECTGFFTSQESASAHIKAGAKKVVISAPATGDLKTIVFNVNHNILDGSETIISGASCTTNCLAPMAQVLEEKFGIVNGLMTTIHAYTNDQNTQDAPHPKGDLRRARAAAQNIVPNSTGAAKAIGLVLPSLKGKLDGSAQRVPTLTGSLTELTVILGKETSVEEINAAMKAAANESYGYTEDEIVSSDIIGINYGSLFDATQTRVQKVGDTQLVRTVSWYDNEMSYVSQLVRTVYYFASLISK from the coding sequence ATGTCTACAGTTAAAGTCGCAATCAATGGTTTCGGCCGCATCGGCCGCCTCGTATATCGTCAGATTTACAACATGGAAGGTATCGAGATCGTTGCTATAAACGATCTAACCAGCCCCAAGGTGCTTGCACACCTACTAAAATACGACACTGCACAAGGCCGCTTCGACGCTGATGTAAAATCAACAGATAACTCCGTGACCGTAAACGGTGAAAATATCGTAATCTACGCGCAACGTGACCCCGCACAAATTCCCTGGGGACAGCACGATGTAGACGTTGTTCTGGAATGTACCGGCTTTTTCACAAGCCAGGAATCAGCAAGCGCACATATTAAAGCTGGCGCGAAAAAAGTTGTGATCTCTGCCCCTGCTACCGGCGATCTTAAAACAATCGTATTTAACGTGAACCATAATATTCTTGACGGTTCTGAGACAATCATCAGCGGTGCTTCCTGTACAACCAATTGCCTTGCTCCTATGGCACAGGTATTGGAAGAGAAATTTGGCATCGTGAACGGCTTAATGACCACCATTCACGCATATACGAACGATCAGAATACACAGGACGCTCCACATCCAAAGGGCGACCTGAGAAGAGCTCGTGCAGCTGCTCAGAATATTGTTCCTAACAGCACAGGTGCTGCGAAAGCAATCGGATTAGTATTACCTTCTTTGAAAGGTAAACTTGACGGATCTGCACAACGCGTTCCTACTCTGACAGGCTCATTGACTGAACTGACAGTAATTCTAGGCAAAGAGACATCTGTGGAAGAAATCAATGCTGCTATGAAAGCAGCTGCAAATGAGAGCTACGGATATACCGAAGACGAAATCGTAAGCAGCGACATTATTGGTATCAACTACGGCTCATTGTTTGACGCAACGCAGACAAGAGTTCAGAAAGTAGGCGATACACAACTTGTTAGAACTGTAAGCTGGTATGATAACGAAATGTCATACGTGTCACAGCTTGTTAGGACAGTTTACTACTTCGCTAGCCTGATCAGCAAATAA
- a CDS encoding 2,3,4,5-tetrahydropyridine-2,6-dicarboxylate N-succinyltransferase gives MSIAQTIEEYWNNRELLKEESARNYIKDLIEEVDKGRLRVAEPQPDGSWTVNQALKKAIILYFPIQQMQTTELGIFEYHDKMKLKTGYQELGVRVVPPAVARYGAYISKGVVLMPSYVNIGAYIDEGTMVDTWATVGSCAQIGKNVHLSGGVGIGGVLEPVQASPVIIEDGAFIGSRCIVVEGAHVGKRAVLGAGVTITGSSKIIDVTGSEPVEYKGFVPEDSVVIPGMLPKEFAAGTYHVPCALIIGKRKASTDLKTSLNEALRENQVAI, from the coding sequence ATGAGCATAGCGCAAACTATTGAGGAATACTGGAATAACAGGGAGCTTTTGAAAGAAGAGAGTGCCCGGAATTACATTAAGGATCTTATAGAGGAAGTTGATAAGGGAAGACTTCGTGTGGCGGAACCGCAGCCCGATGGGAGCTGGACAGTCAACCAGGCTCTGAAAAAAGCGATCATTCTATATTTCCCGATCCAGCAAATGCAGACTACCGAGCTTGGCATTTTTGAATACCACGATAAAATGAAGCTCAAAACAGGATACCAGGAACTAGGGGTGCGTGTAGTTCCACCAGCAGTGGCCAGATATGGTGCTTACATTTCAAAGGGAGTTGTGCTAATGCCATCTTACGTGAATATTGGTGCATATATAGATGAAGGGACCATGGTTGATACCTGGGCTACAGTCGGAAGCTGTGCACAGATTGGCAAAAATGTTCATTTAAGTGGGGGAGTAGGGATTGGTGGAGTCCTGGAACCGGTACAAGCTTCCCCTGTCATCATTGAAGACGGGGCTTTCATAGGGTCGAGATGTATAGTAGTTGAGGGCGCTCACGTAGGCAAGCGGGCTGTGCTTGGAGCGGGAGTAACTATTACCGGAAGTTCCAAGATCATTGATGTAACAGGAAGTGAACCCGTTGAATATAAAGGATTTGTCCCAGAAGATTCGGTAGTAATCCCGGGAATGTTACCCAAAGAATTTGCAGCAGGAACTTACCATGTTCCTTGTGCATTGATTATTGGCAAAAGAAAGGCAAGCACAGATCTGAAGACGTCACTGAACGAAGCATTGCGAGAAAATCAGGTTGCTATATAA
- a CDS encoding helix-turn-helix transcriptional regulator, producing MNLSDKIKQILITKAISPSLFADEIGIQRSSMSHILAGRNKPSLEMVQKIVKRYPDLGLDWIMEENELPEMSLEKPLTFSRSTAKVNVNRKNAQLEPLPAELSRERKIAKIVVFYTDGTFKEFSEA from the coding sequence ATGAATTTGAGCGACAAAATCAAACAAATACTTATAACCAAAGCCATTTCTCCCTCACTTTTCGCGGATGAGATTGGAATACAACGATCCAGTATGTCACATATCCTCGCCGGACGAAATAAGCCGAGCCTCGAAATGGTACAGAAAATTGTTAAACGCTATCCCGATCTGGGGCTGGATTGGATAATGGAAGAGAATGAGCTGCCAGAAATGTCCTTGGAAAAACCATTGACTTTCAGCCGAAGTACTGCGAAAGTCAATGTAAACAGAAAAAATGCCCAGTTAGAACCGCTTCCCGCTGAATTATCCCGGGAAAGAAAGATCGCCAAGATCGTGGTCTTTTATACTGACGGTACCTTTAAGGAATTCAGCGAAGCCTGA
- a CDS encoding gliding motility-associated C-terminal domain-containing protein, which produces MLISFTLESSGNHIVGGELQMNKTGSVNTFEIRLVQFWDANNLVIPGPTNGGNRDEEADIYFYQKSNNKLMGTMTLRYRSSESIAFQNKACATSRSLSVSAGIYTGTITLNSSEYVDPGGYYITWERCCRNADINNIKTPGDNGMVFYLEFPPLSLPNSSPAFVIPNGQYICANRPFTMKMSASDADGDELRYSLVDPMRGNTTPGEPFLTSAIASPYPLVTWETGISIANVIPGPSPLRISNSGELTVTAGSIGLYVFAVQVEEFRNGKRIGLIRRDFQLLVIDCNDDQPAQPVIMHNDLPAAEITFCPESPVQLVTETSQDWSYQWQLNGLNIPGATGSTIMVKDSGTYSVIKSYTKKCSRDTTSQLVRAAFAKPIEAIISADRDILCAGKTMMMRANGGSLASGQQLTWARNNLAIANENATMEIAEAGTYTLTITNENVGCKGVDTLTIGKEELRVSLPARKGMLEGSRTTLSPVLLPPDGNHSYLWSPAYGLVSDPTQKEAIVAPFTDTTYTLTVTTENGCIYEAATEVYVIDKMHIPTAFSPNHDGQNDTFEIFNGKDQIVEVRIYNRWGALIFMSSGYPTPWNGTYKEEPVPAGSYPYVIKTAEMDLTGTVLLLK; this is translated from the coding sequence TTGTTAATAAGTTTTACACTCGAATCTTCGGGTAATCATATTGTCGGCGGAGAGTTGCAGATGAATAAGACGGGCTCTGTGAATACCTTTGAAATAAGGCTCGTCCAGTTTTGGGATGCGAACAATCTGGTAATCCCAGGCCCAACCAATGGCGGTAACAGAGATGAGGAAGCTGATATTTACTTTTATCAGAAAAGCAATAACAAGCTGATGGGGACTATGACGCTCCGGTACCGGTCTTCCGAATCGATTGCATTTCAGAATAAAGCCTGCGCAACAAGCCGGTCACTTAGTGTTTCCGCAGGCATTTACACCGGAACGATTACACTCAATTCAAGCGAATATGTTGATCCGGGGGGCTACTATATTACCTGGGAGCGCTGTTGTAGAAATGCCGATATAAATAACATCAAAACCCCGGGAGACAACGGAATGGTTTTCTATCTGGAATTTCCGCCACTATCTCTTCCCAATTCATCTCCTGCTTTTGTCATCCCAAACGGACAATACATTTGCGCGAACAGGCCTTTTACAATGAAAATGAGCGCCTCTGACGCGGATGGCGATGAGTTGCGATATTCCCTGGTCGACCCAATGCGTGGAAACACCACGCCCGGAGAGCCCTTCCTGACCAGTGCGATTGCGAGTCCTTACCCATTAGTTACCTGGGAAACCGGTATCTCGATTGCAAATGTGATTCCTGGCCCGAGTCCGTTGCGGATCAGTAATTCAGGAGAACTTACTGTCACTGCCGGCAGCATTGGCCTCTATGTATTTGCCGTTCAGGTTGAAGAATTCAGAAATGGCAAGCGCATCGGACTCATACGACGAGACTTTCAGCTGCTCGTCATCGATTGTAATGATGATCAGCCTGCACAGCCGGTGATTATGCATAATGATCTTCCGGCTGCCGAGATCACGTTTTGCCCGGAAAGCCCTGTACAACTTGTGACAGAAACATCTCAGGATTGGTCCTATCAATGGCAGCTAAATGGTCTAAACATACCAGGTGCCACCGGCTCCACGATCATGGTCAAGGACTCAGGAACATATTCTGTTATTAAGAGCTACACGAAAAAGTGCTCCCGGGATACAACATCCCAGCTGGTCCGCGCAGCCTTTGCCAAACCGATCGAAGCGATCATCTCTGCGGACCGGGACATCCTGTGTGCGGGAAAGACGATGATGATGCGGGCCAATGGTGGGTCGCTTGCAAGTGGTCAGCAACTAACCTGGGCAAGAAACAATCTGGCTATTGCAAATGAAAATGCGACAATGGAAATTGCTGAGGCAGGCACTTACACGCTGACAATAACCAACGAAAATGTAGGGTGCAAGGGGGTGGACACACTGACCATCGGCAAGGAAGAACTACGCGTATCGCTGCCCGCAAGGAAGGGCATGCTCGAAGGCTCCCGGACAACCTTATCACCTGTTTTGCTGCCGCCGGACGGAAACCATAGTTACCTATGGAGCCCGGCGTATGGACTCGTCTCGGATCCCACGCAGAAGGAAGCGATAGTGGCACCATTCACTGATACCACATACACCCTAACAGTTACTACTGAAAACGGTTGTATTTACGAGGCGGCTACCGAGGTTTATGTTATAGACAAAATGCATATACCCACCGCTTTTTCTCCTAACCACGATGGGCAGAATGACACTTTTGAAATATTCAACGGCAAAGATCAGATCGTAGAAGTGCGGATATATAACCGCTGGGGCGCACTGATTTTTATGTCGTCGGGTTATCCAACTCCCTGGAATGGCACGTACAAAGAGGAACCGGTTCCGGCAGGTAGTTACCCTTATGTGATCAAAACGGCGGAAATGGATCTGACGGGAACGGTCTTGCTTTTAAAATAG
- a CDS encoding SusC/RagA family TonB-linked outer membrane protein, which yields MNLPRLVNFKPCLKVLPKVVFTQVFAGILFTGPTFAGPDQPTQPTTTQSSIDRTIKGKVNDDKGQGLPGVSVIIKGSSSGTVTNADGGYSLDIPESGTSVLVFSFVGYLTKEITVGNQSNVDVQLEVDTKALEEVVVVGYGTQRKRDITSALSVINIDDIGEVPKSNVTRMIQGQAPGVIIKQKSGTPGQQFEVKVRGISSLGAGSDPLYVIDGFPVGTSVGQNLNPNDIETISVLKDAASTAIYGARGSNGVVLITTKSAKEGKTSLNVSIDYGVQNVPESRKTKVLNGQDFAQFKKEVFEGRFLLANKRNPTIEEVPIDFRYPEQTKYSTNWFDLILHNNAPYTDINVTLSSGSGPIKSVISAGYYKEAGALRHTDYDRASLRTNLMGKVNKFITMGVNVAGSYSRSSLASTDGRNAQVGLTLIADPRYPAYDEKGELIPYYNGVGDVFGFPNPLYMLKNINRDRNIADVLANGYVELNILPGLKFRSSLNTKINYNRYKEFIPSTIGLPVATGSNGAPPRIATARDDSEELRNYAADQLLTYDLNIGENHHFDALLGYTAQQETVKGLYGSGNTFPDDLAPFLGNATIRSSNSMERTWTMIGYMARANYSFKDKYLLSASIRREGSSRFSEGHQFGNFPAASVGWRISEERFIPKASWLTDLKLRASWGMTGNNSYAVSANNNFGVAQNAGDDGNYASLAFLGINNYVLGNSLASGKTVTRFANSELSWETSNQVNVGLDLATFNNSLVFTLEYYKKITDDMLLGYSIPAISGFTSTLKNLGKVQNQGFEFAANYRIKLGKVNVRTNANVTVNRNKVLAIRGQNDFILQGSQYGGYNIQQVGQPIGMIFGYRKLGIFNTEEEIKKAPLQEGAVPGAMIFADLAGGPDGGPDGIVSYDTKDMTIIGNPNPKFNWAWTVAADWKGFDFSVLMMGAYDFDIYRNIEASTMNMDGVFNVLDKAKDRWRSPQNPGPNPLDKHSQGGTDYFKWSRESSERYVYDGTHTWIKNVTIGYTIPKVKGVLSDARIFINAANLFLITKYPGNNPDAGVRGGTELNNDDESYPVPRTFSAGLKVNF from the coding sequence ATGAATTTACCTCGACTAGTGAATTTCAAACCCTGTCTGAAAGTACTTCCAAAAGTAGTATTTACTCAGGTGTTTGCAGGAATTCTATTTACCGGCCCGACTTTTGCCGGCCCCGATCAGCCAACCCAGCCCACAACCACCCAATCCAGTATTGACAGAACCATTAAAGGGAAGGTGAACGATGACAAGGGACAAGGGCTTCCAGGTGTTAGCGTTATTATAAAAGGTTCGAGTTCGGGTACGGTAACGAACGCCGATGGGGGGTATTCTCTGGATATTCCTGAGTCGGGAACCAGCGTGCTGGTATTCTCTTTTGTGGGCTATCTGACGAAAGAAATAACCGTCGGAAACCAATCCAATGTGGATGTACAGCTGGAAGTCGATACCAAAGCACTGGAAGAAGTGGTGGTTGTTGGTTACGGTACGCAGCGCAAACGCGATATTACCTCGGCACTCTCGGTTATTAATATCGATGACATTGGAGAAGTACCTAAGTCCAATGTAACCAGGATGATTCAGGGACAGGCTCCTGGTGTGATTATCAAACAAAAAAGCGGTACGCCCGGACAGCAGTTTGAAGTGAAGGTGCGCGGTATCAGTTCTTTGGGTGCCGGCAGTGATCCTTTGTATGTAATTGATGGTTTTCCGGTAGGTACGTCTGTTGGTCAAAACTTGAATCCTAATGACATTGAGACCATTTCGGTGTTAAAAGATGCTGCATCAACGGCAATCTATGGGGCTCGCGGCTCCAATGGTGTTGTCTTGATCACCACAAAATCCGCCAAGGAAGGCAAGACTTCTTTGAACGTTTCAATTGATTATGGTGTACAGAATGTCCCGGAATCAAGAAAGACAAAGGTTTTGAACGGGCAGGATTTCGCACAGTTCAAGAAGGAAGTATTTGAAGGCCGGTTTCTGCTGGCCAACAAAAGAAACCCGACAATCGAGGAAGTTCCGATTGATTTTCGTTATCCGGAACAAACGAAATATTCTACCAACTGGTTTGACCTGATCCTGCATAACAATGCTCCTTATACGGACATTAACGTAACACTTTCGTCAGGTTCAGGCCCTATTAAATCTGTTATCTCGGCAGGTTACTACAAAGAAGCGGGTGCATTAAGACACACGGATTACGACCGTGCCTCGCTCCGTACCAACTTAATGGGTAAGGTCAACAAATTCATTACAATGGGGGTAAACGTTGCCGGAAGCTATTCCCGCTCAAGCCTCGCCAGCACCGACGGTCGTAATGCACAGGTTGGTCTGACACTGATAGCCGATCCACGCTACCCTGCGTACGATGAAAAAGGAGAACTGATCCCTTACTATAATGGTGTCGGCGACGTCTTCGGATTTCCAAACCCATTGTATATGCTTAAAAACATCAATCGCGACCGTAATATCGCCGATGTGCTGGCCAATGGTTATGTGGAGTTGAATATCCTGCCAGGATTGAAATTCAGATCTTCTCTGAATACCAAGATTAACTATAACAGATACAAGGAATTCATTCCCTCGACAATCGGGCTTCCGGTTGCCACAGGTAGCAATGGAGCACCTCCGCGTATTGCTACGGCACGTGACGATTCTGAGGAATTGCGTAACTACGCTGCCGACCAGTTGTTGACCTACGATCTGAATATCGGAGAAAACCACCATTTCGATGCATTGTTAGGTTATACTGCGCAGCAGGAAACGGTAAAAGGCTTGTACGGAAGTGGTAACACATTCCCTGACGATCTGGCGCCATTTTTAGGTAATGCGACTATCCGTTCTTCAAATTCGATGGAAAGAACCTGGACCATGATCGGTTATATGGCTCGTGCCAACTACTCTTTCAAAGACAAGTATTTGCTTTCCGCATCTATTCGTCGCGAGGGTAGCTCACGTTTCAGCGAGGGTCACCAGTTTGGTAATTTCCCTGCTGCATCCGTGGGTTGGAGGATTTCGGAGGAACGTTTCATTCCAAAAGCATCGTGGCTGACAGATTTGAAACTGCGCGCCAGCTGGGGTATGACGGGTAACAACAGTTATGCTGTGAGCGCGAACAACAACTTCGGTGTAGCTCAGAATGCAGGTGACGACGGAAACTACGCCAGCCTTGCATTCCTTGGAATTAACAACTACGTACTGGGTAACTCACTTGCTTCCGGTAAAACGGTTACACGATTTGCCAATTCAGAGCTGTCGTGGGAAACTTCGAATCAGGTGAATGTTGGTCTCGACCTTGCTACTTTCAATAACAGTCTGGTATTTACTTTGGAATACTACAAAAAGATCACCGACGACATGTTGCTCGGTTATAGCATTCCAGCGATCTCAGGATTTACTTCCACGCTGAAAAACCTGGGTAAAGTACAGAACCAGGGATTTGAATTTGCTGCAAACTATCGTATCAAACTGGGAAAAGTGAACGTCCGCACCAATGCCAACGTAACCGTTAACAGGAATAAGGTACTTGCGATCAGAGGTCAAAATGACTTTATCCTGCAGGGAAGCCAGTACGGAGGTTACAACATTCAGCAGGTTGGTCAGCCGATTGGTATGATCTTCGGTTACCGGAAGCTGGGTATTTTCAATACCGAAGAAGAAATCAAGAAAGCCCCGTTGCAGGAGGGTGCAGTGCCGGGAGCAATGATTTTCGCGGATTTGGCAGGTGGGCCGGATGGTGGTCCTGACGGAATCGTTTCCTATGACACAAAGGATATGACCATTATCGGTAACCCTAACCCTAAATTCAACTGGGCGTGGACTGTGGCCGCTGACTGGAAAGGTTTCGATTTCAGCGTGCTGATGATGGGCGCGTATGATTTCGACATTTACCGGAATATTGAGGCTTCTACTATGAATATGGACGGTGTGTTCAATGTATTGGACAAAGCGAAAGACCGCTGGAGATCACCACAAAATCCTGGCCCAAATCCGCTTGACAAGCATTCACAAGGCGGTACTGACTATTTCAAATGGTCACGCGAAAGCAGCGAGCGTTATGTTTATGACGGCACGCATACCTGGATCAAGAACGTAACGATCGGCTACACGATCCCGAAAGTGAAAGGTGTATTGTCCGACGCACGCATTTTCATCAATGCTGCCAACCTGTTCCTGATCACAAAATATCCTGGAAATAACCCTGATGCCGGCGTACGCGGCGGGACTGAGCTCAACAATGACGATGAGTCTTATCCTGTTCCTAGAACCTTCTCAGCCGGTCTAAAAGTTAACTTCTAA